In a genomic window of Clavelina lepadiformis chromosome 7, kaClaLepa1.1, whole genome shotgun sequence:
- the LOC143465869 gene encoding spermine synthase-like, translating into MKSWLLEFRYNNVILHDQNSVGVFVEKIGQEIQSGIGNCSLLFGDRCDLENGFTLLFRKPFEFTALVQGLSNGILTVDIHLLCNNGLDIREENIQKLREAILDMENICRKNTMEFDSLPAIKRGRSFSAYDKSSFGSLLEYDFDKLVFDQNTPYQNVRIFHSKQYGNCLVLDNDMNLSESDLQYTIAITGSEKEDYTNKEVLVLGGGDGGILHYLKDRGPKMITMIEIDGVVLEAAKVHLRGICGDSMDFYKGENYEIIEDDCVKYLQKYVEEGKKFDYVINDLTAIPISTKPVGSHWDFLRLILSLSMQVLKSDGKYFTQGNGANCVEALTMYEQQLLDLPCPVSFTKEAVCVPSYLEMWIFYTLWKTKVEK; encoded by the exons ATGAAATCTTGGCTTCTAGAGTTTCGATATAACAATGTGATATTGCATGACCAAAACAGTGTCG GTGTTTTTGTGGAAAAGATAGGGCAGGAAATCCAGTCTGGGATTGGCAACTGCTCTCTGTTGTTTGGTGACAGATGTGACTTGGAAAACGGTTTTACACTCTTATTCAGAAAACCATTTGAATT CACTGCTCTTGTTCAAGGACTTTCTAATGGAATTCTAACAGTGGATATTCACTTGCTGTGTAACAATGGTTTGGATATACGGGAAGAG AACATACAAAAGTTGAGAGAGGCTATTCTTGACATGGAAAACATCTGTCGAAAAAATACAATGGAATTTGACAG CCTGCCTGCTATAAAACGAGGGAGAAGTTTTTCGGCATATGATAAGTCATCATTTGGATCATTGCTGGAATATGACTTTGACAAGCTTGTTTTTGATCAAAACACACCATATCAGAATGTTCGAATTTTTCACTCAAAGCAGTATGGCAACTGCCTTGTTCTTGATAATGATATGA atcTTTCCGAAAGTGACTTGCAATACACCATTGCAATAACTGGTAGCGAGAAAGAAGATTACACTAATAAGGAAGTCCTGGTTCTCGGTGGAGGTGATGGTGGTATACTCCATTATCTGAAAGACCG AGGGCCTAAAATGATTACAATGATTGAAATTGATGGAGTTGTATTGGAGGCAGCAAAGGTTCATCTTAGAGGCATTTGTGGCGACTCAATGGATTTTTATAAAGGAGAAAATTATGAG ATTATTGAAGATGATTGTGTGAAGTATTTACAAAAGTATGTTGAAGAAGGGAAAAAATTTGATTATGTTATTAATGACCTCACCGCCATTCCAATAAGCACTAAACCAGTTGGCTCTCATTGGGATTTTCTGAGACTGATACTTTCGCTGTCTATGCAAGTTCTGAAATCagatggaaaatattttacacag GGTAATGGAGCAAACTGCGTAGAAGCGCTTACAATGTATGAGCAACAGTTGCTGGATTTGCCTTGTCCAGTGTCATTCACAAAGGAAGCGGTTTGCGTGCCCTCATACCTTGAAAT GTGGATATTTTACACTCTTTGGAAAACTAAAGTGGAAAAATGA
- the LOC143465715 gene encoding GATOR2 complex protein WDR24-like, whose translation MELINADYQKKTTHVNVGGAANALSVCRDNSKVIVAGRSLLKIFSVDENTGQFKEFKNLHIGRKQGLNMSSADVAWCQNDEMLIVTAATNGAIVAWDLAAMNRNKQFVVLSEHRRTVTKVSFHPHESSRIISGSQDGTMKMFDVRKKECLCTFDSKADGVRCVQFSPYNHFQFAASFDNGNVQIWDYRRSNICISQFIAHKGSVYTLEWHPDPEEKNTLATGGRDSMVKVWDVLSSRPKEINNVPTTSSVASLRWRPRRKDQLATVSMMLDFTINVWDLRRKYVPFAYFDDHRDTTTGIAWKNNDPDYLFSCSKDGTLFMHNMKESIRPSDNTQTSGFDVSSLGYLGLAGDDKGMYTPRAQSPSGQSNKLPTLFGWKGTENDGLIYSRPSSPTYIGLKMKQFLNARSSLTIFKTSSDSNKFCEDLDDNISVEDTVIEHLKKPGFIFMAKNYKLTGISAALSFKDLCTQNSQIALKAGSPNIARTWLLVGEFYCNEAQMRTNKAVGGVNTSLPRTQSDNATDKHRRAEGDSKKPSIMSRKDDLHGSQILFPVTSGAESEIHSDEGRVEIEDYLTDIARGHHSEPDFYISDDENILSYGYDGATSEADFMTDQEWNTIGIPSEAFEQKEVLDMESIAKFGHVDVPSAVANLSAAKRTILTPHGGRWHETTAPSRVEVSSSPSPPVEGDGMFFSDKDLVVKPSLWPNPLGAIKHEITSKQLTHMARNNDVQTPVSIILALSSYISSDILPLDECDVERWQQSYLDLLAKHQLWVQHAEVVKLSRIPSIRGLSTSSTVHFCCRVCQRRMPGAKPWRCDHWEQPDHTNKPVTCFLCNLTVKGLYTYCQACNFGGHFRCVAEWMKKRKDKPGWCENHCI comes from the exons ATGGAGTTGATTAATGCTGACtatcaaaagaaaacaacacaCGTGAATGTTGGTGGCGCAGCAAATGCATTAAGTGTTTGTCGAGACAATTCAAAAGTAATTGTAGCAGGAAGATCATTGCTGAAGATTTTTTCAGTTGATGAAAATACTGGTCAGTTCAAGGAATTCAAGAACCTGCATATTGGTAGAAAGCAG GGCTTGAACATGAGCAGTGCTGATGTGGCATGGTGCCAGAATGATGAGATGTTGATTGTCACAGCAGCTACAAATGGTGCAATTGTTGCTTGGGACTTAGCTGCTATGAATCGCAATAAACAGTTTGTAGTTCTATCAGAACATCGCAGGACTGTGACCAAAGTTTCTTTTCATCCACATGAATCTTCTCGTATCATTAGTGGCTCGCAA gATGGGacaatgaaaatgtttgatgTGCGAAAAAAAGAGTGCTTATGCACTTTTGACAGCAAGGCAGATGGTGTGAGATGTGTGCAGTTTAGTCCTTACAACCACTTTCAATTTGCGGCCAGCTTTGATAATGGAAATGTACAA ATCTGGGATTATCGTCGCAGCAATATTTGCATATCCCAATTTATAGCTCACAAAGGATCAGTTTATACACTAGAATGGCACCCAGATCCAGAAGAAAAAAACACTTTGGCTACTGGTGGGAGAGACAGTATGGTTAAG GTGTGGGACGTCTTGAGCAGTCGGCCAAAGGAAATTAATAATGTTCCGACCACATCTTCAGTTGCATCTCTGAGGTGGAGGCCTCGGCGTAAAGATCAGCTGGCTACTGTGTCCATGATGCTTGATTTCACCATTAATGTTTGGGATCTGAGAAGAAAATATGTACCATTTGCTTATTTTGAT GACCACAGAGACACAACAACAGGCATTGCATGGAAAAATAATGACCCTGATTATCTGTTTTCGTGCTCAAAAGATGGGACGCTGTTTATGCACAACATGAAGGAGTCAATTAGACCATCAGACAACACTCAGACTTCGGGTTTTGATGTTAGTTCATTGGGTTATTTGGGACTAGCAGGGGATGACAAAGGCATGTACACACCACGTGCACAAAGCCCTTCTGGTCAATCGAACAAGTTACCTACCCTTTTTGGTTGGAAAGGGACCGAAAATGATGGCTTGATTTATTCGAGGCCTTCTTCACCAACCTACATCGGTTTGAAAATGAAGCAATTTCTAAATGCTCGATCATCATTaaccattttcaaaacaagcaGTGATAGTAATAAATTTTGTGAAGACTTAGATGATAACATTAGTGTTGAAGACACTGTAATTGAACACCTAAAGAAACCAGGGTTTATATTCATggcaaaaaattacaaattaactGGTATTTCCGCGGCACTTTCTTTCAAAGACCTTTGCACACAAAATTCACAAATCGCGTTAAAAGCTGGCAGTCCAAACATTGCTAGAACATGGCTTTTGGTAGGAGAATTTTATTGTAATGAAGCGCAAATGCGGACTAACAAAGCTGTAGGTGGAGTTAATACTTCTTTACCGAGAACGCAATCAGACAATGCTACTGACAAACACAGACGAGCAGAGGGTGACAGTAAAAAGCCTTCAATAATGTCTAGAAAG GATGATTTGCATGGTTCTCAAATACTGTTTCCAGTTACAAGTGGCGCAGAGTCAGAAATTCATTCAGACGAGGGTCGGGTGGAGATTGAAGATTATTTGACCGACATAGCTAGGGGACACCATTCTGAACCAGACTTTTATATTTCGgatgatgaaaatattttatc GTATGGGTATGATGGTGCAACATCAGAAGCAGATTTTATGACTGACCAAGAATGGAATACAATCGGTATACCATCAGAAGCTTTTGAGCAAAAAGAA GTGTTAGACATGGAGTCAATAGCAAAGTTTGGTCATGTTGATGTTCCATCCGCCGTGGCGAATTTATCAGCTGCAAAAAGGACAATATTGACTCCACATGGAGGAAGATGGCATGAGACAACTGCACCATCCAGAGTTGAGGTGTCGTCCTCTCCATCGCCTCCTGTAGAAGGGGATGGCATGTTTTTCAGTGACAAAGACTTGGTTGTCAAGCCTTCCTTATGGCCAAATCCTCTTGGCGcaataaaacatgaaataacCAGTAAACAGTTGAC GCATATGGCCAGAAATAATGACGTACAAACTCCGGTGAGCATAATACTAGCTCTGAGTTCTTACATTAGCTCTGACATCTTGCCATTAGACGAGTGTGACGTCGAACGTTGGCAACAATCTTACCTTGATCTGCTTGCAAAGCATCAGTTGTGGGTGCAACATGCAGAG GTTGTGAAACTTAGCCGTATTCCCTCGATTCGTGGTTTGTCTACGTCATCGACTGTTCATTTTTGCTGTCGAGTATGCCAACGTCGCATGCCTGGCGCAAAACCGTGGCGCTGTGATCACTGGGAGCAACCTGATCACACTAACAAACCGGTTACCTGCTTTCTGTGTAATCTCACTGTGAAAGGTTTGTATACATATTGCCAAGCTTGCAACTTTGGCGGACATTTTCGCTGTGTTGCAGAATGGATGAAGAAAAGGAAAGATAAGCCGGGCTGGTGTGAAAACCACTGCATATAA